The sequence below is a genomic window from Lolium perenne isolate Kyuss_39 chromosome 7, Kyuss_2.0, whole genome shotgun sequence.
GATGTATATGCACTAATGAGTGTCGTTACAGCTAAATTTTAGACACACTTACCGACATCCTTTTATGAATAGGGGTaatatataaaaatatattttatggtgaATCTACTAATATTTATATAGTATCGCAGGTATTCACATTTTTACTATAAAATCAATCAAACTTAGAGAATGcttttggctgcttttggctaaaCTTAtaaaatggagggagtataacATAAACATAGTAACATTTCTCCTCTCCTTTTAGAATAATAATAATTAGCTAGCTGTGCTATAGAGACAGCCCGACAAATATCTCGTACAGAGGAGCACAAAAGAGAGCTCAAATGTCTATAGCGTGGCAAATAGAGAAGCCGTATGTACATATATCCATGCCGTCCGGATTCTAGCATCTACTGCTTTTTGTTGTCTTCCCCAAAATGGTCTATTTCTTATGGATTTCATCGGATCGACAGACTACAGGTGGGGACATGATACAGAGGACCACTTCCCGAGCTAGCTAGCTAGGGAGGAAGTGATGAGAATTGGGATCAGATCAGCTCCCAAAACTTTGGTGGTAGAAGCACATCTTTGTTCTCGTCATAGCTCACTACACCTAGTAGGGACAATATTCCAAAACCACTTGGCAATATGCTAGGAAGGAATTCTAGACTTTGCACAAGGAATAAGGCATATACGTATATGTGTGACCTACTGTCATCTTTGGTTAATAGGGCAAAATGACGTACTTGGCCGCAGAACGTACCTAGACTCATTTCTCAACAGGGTAAGCAATGTCCCAATCTTGGAGAGAAGACCAAACGTGAACTACGTATATATAGGCCGAGAAGAGGAATTCATGAATGATGTGATGGGTTTTCGCTAACCTCCGGTCACCAATGGCACCGTCGATGATCATGTGAGCAATGTGGACGCCGGCCGGCCGGAATTCCTTGGCGAGAGACTGAGACAGCCCCCTCAGAGCAAACTTGCCGCAGCCTGCATGCCGTTTTAAGCGTGCGAACACATGGGCCATCAGCTTTTCAAGATGTTCTTATCGACATCAACGGATATGTTCAAATCTGAACTTGTTTGACTTACTTAGATCAGCGTAACCGGCGAATCCGTTGACGGACGCCGAGGAGcctgtgaagatgatggtgccccTGCCCCTTTCCACCATTGCCGGGATGACCTGTGAGCAGTGGCATGCAGAGACCGATGTCAACCCGAAGCTAGCTCAGGTGGAAGAATTGAGGAGGTAGGTACGCACTTGCTGCGCGCAATGGAAGGCCCCGGCGGCGGAGACAGCGATAGAGCGGTGGAAGGCGTCCGTGGAAATGGACAGGAAGGGCACGGGGCGGGCCACggcatcgccgtcgccgtcgtcgcccggcGGCTCGCATGCGTTGTAGACGAGCACCTCGACGGGGCCGAGGGAGAGCACGCCCTCGAAGGCCTCGCGCACGGAGCGCGCGTCGGCGCAGTCCACGCGGAGCGCGAACACCTGCGCCTTGGCCTCCTGCGCTATCTCCTCCGCCAGCTGCGACAGCTTATCTGCCGGCCGGCGCGCAAGGACAAGGACAAGATCATATATCTATCGGTCGCCGTCATGCAAGAACGAACGGCGGGATAAAGAATGGACGACTGAGAACGTCGCCGACGAGAGCAGAGAGGGCATGTCACATACCGAGGTCGCGGGAGAGGATGGCAACAGTGTAGCCCTCGGAGGCGAACTTGCGAGCCAGCGCGGAGCCGAGCCTGGGGCCGACGCCGACCACGGCGGCGATGCCCCTCGAGGAGGTCGACCCTGACACCGACCTCAGCATATGTGTAAGCCAGATgtggagagagagggagagaaagGCGGGCGCGGCAGCTACTTAGCGAGACAGAGCAGTTTCTTGCGTTCGGTTTTGAACTGCGAGCAGTTTCTTGTGTTCGGTTTTGAACTGCGACCAGTTCAGTTCGGTCCGCCTCGGTTTCTCCGTTGGTTTTTAACAACATGGCCGACCCATCCCGCACCAACAACGGCGACGACGCGTGTCGATCGGGGAGAATCCGCCTTCCAGCAAGCTAGCAGATTCGGGATCTGTTCGGCCGCGCGCCCGTAACCTAAATTTTACTAGGGTTTATGGCATATAGTTCAAACAAATAGCAGAAGAAAAACAGTTTGAAGTTTGCATATGTTTTACAACATAATTAATACAACAATAATCTCACAGCCAAACATGTTTCCGATGGTCAAAACAAACATATGTAATAAAAGAAGTATCAAATAACTAGCCGACGGTCAAATAACAATGTGATGATCAAATTCATCTTGGCCACAATCTTCAATTGTGGCATCGGCCATAGCACTATCTTCATTGATACCACCGGCCATAACATTATCACCAGAGCCAACCAGCCACCTTCATCGCCAGACATTATGTCATCATCGCCACCACCAACACCCTACCACCAAGACCTCTAGAATGATCCAACTCCGGCTGCATCTCATCATTCTCCTCGACACCGTCTATCTCATTGTAGCCAACAACAATAccgacatcatcatcatcaagagATTCAATACCTATATTGACCTCGTTCTCCTCCAGTGTCCATATACGAGGTAGGAACTGTATGCAACTCATAGCTACATAATTAAATTACCGAAGAAAATAAGAAATGTAACCAATATGCCACAATTTAGATAAAATGAGAGAAATTTTACATACCGGAAGTTGGGACGAACATGTCGGTGACGCAGTCGTTCATACCGACACCTGTAGCCATCGGCGACGTTGGAGGTCGAGGAGGCGCCTATCCACACGGTTGCACCTTCTTCTATTTCGGTGGGCCGATGGGCATACATTTCGTTGCCTACACCTGAAGTCGCCTCGGTCGCCCCAGAAGTGGAATCCTTGGGAGCTCCCCTAGGAACGGCGGCAGAGGAAGCAGCGAACGGGCGGGGACAGAACGATTGAGCCTACGATGGCTAGGATCGGGCAGGCGGATGTCCAGGGGCCTCCACGACAACGACTACGCAGCGCAGCGGTGCTGGAATCGATGGAGGCAGGTGGAGGAGCTAGATGCGCGCAACTTAAATTTCCGCCAATTATCACGTGGTTATCAGTGGTGTGTAAAATACAAACCTACGAACCTGTTTCAGAGTTGAATTCCAGGCACCTCCTATAAACATATCTAGGCCAGCCTTTTTATTGGGATATAATCGGATCATTTATTTCGACAAAAACCGAAAACTAACAGTTATTATCCGGATCCTGTGGATATTGACATCTGCCACACTTGCACTTATACAACTGGCCACTAGCAAGAGTGGGACGTGACTTTCACCTTAGCAGTTAGCAGTACCAGGACAGCACAGGATCAAGATGACAAACAACTTGACAAGACGGCATGGCTGCCGGGTCACATTGCCTGGCACAATTCCTTGAGAACTTAATTTCGTTCAACAGCTTGCGCCGGAGCTGAACGACAATTTTCCGGTCTGGTCCCGATTGCTGTTCTTCATGGGCCCATATATCCGATGGCACATGTGTGCTGCCTATACCTGTCAGTTGCAACTTGCAAATGCATAGCAACAATAACAGAGGCTAGCGGCGGTACACGCCTCTATGAGCTAAAAAATTGGTTAGATTCAGATGGATTCTGGTCGATCTTCTAGATCGTGTTCTCCTACCCATAAACTCTTTTCTCTGTTTCTCTTTTGGTTTCGGATACGGCAGAGTTGGTGGAGATTGCAAGTACGTATCTCGTATGGCGGTCGTTGGAGCATTTTCGCCGAAACATGGTTTCgttccgctatattaatatagcaatcaCACATATAACTAATATGCTGGAATCGCAGCATAACCAAGCCCAAAAGAAAAGACAAATAAAAAAACACCGACACAAGCATATCGACGAAAACGAAAACGAAGACGACCGCAACTGTTGCGTCCTCCGGAGAAGTCCTACCATGCTTCTAGCACACTGAAGCGCTGCATACCAAGCAACACCTTTAAGAAGGAAAGCGACGGCAGCGACGATGATGCCTAGACTGGTCCTAGAGTTTCCCCCGATATGTGGAAGGGAGTAGGGAAGGAGTATGTCTGATGTCCTCCGGAAAGGAACGACAACACCCGCATGTGTAACCGCGTCGGTGCCAGACGAGTCGGCATTGATTTCTCCTGACCCCAAAAAAACCACCGCCAGGAGGATCCGTAGTGCTTCACCCAACCTGCCGCCCACTAGTACGCGCAACCACGGTTTTGGAACCATCCTCTTCGTCTCATTGCGGTCACTATTGCAAGGCCTAGAAGAAGAAAAGGGGGATAACGGGGTTAGGATTAGCGGCACCAGCACCACAAccacgcggggggggggggggacttaCCTCCAATGCTTTCATGGCAGCCAACCAGATGCAGCCGCAAGGATACACCAGGCCCGGCCCCTACTAGCCTGGACGGGCTAAGATGGCCCCGCAAAGTCCCCACTGATAGCGCCGCCACCACCTAGTAATCGTTGACACTCCTCCTCCAGGGAGCGCCGCTATCGCGCGAGGAGCAAACGGCCCGCCCCAACAGCCCTCACCTATGCGCGACCCCGCTGCGAACAGCAGGGACGCTGCACCGCCTTCGACCCAGACTCGTGGGCTGAGCCAGACCGCCGCCGGCCGAGCCGCACTGTTGTCgtcaggattccccgcgccatctTCCATGCCACGGGAAAAGACAGCCCCGTCGTCGCCGGCACCACACAGTCAATGTCTGGTGGACCACGCTAGCGATGACGACATGGGagaacgaggaggaagaggcctaGATGGGGGAGGGGGTATCATTTTACCCGCTTCCTCCGTGACTCTTCTGCTATTTTTTAATAATGAACACTATGAACTATCTGCTTCAAAAAAGAGGGTGGGAGGGAAGGGGGGCAAGGGTTTGCCAACCTCCTTGGAGTATTTTCTAGGCAATGGTTTTGGACTTTTGGCCCCCCATGGTTAAAGGATGTAGAGTGGTTCAGGCATTTGCGCCAGTAATGCATGGCCATATCTGGAGTTGTATTTGGGATTTTCTTAAAAATAGGTTGAATGATTTAGAATAAATTCAAAATGAGGGTAAAAAAGTGATTTTCAACGAGTTTAGCATAAGTTCGTCGCTCTAAGAACTCAACAATATATGTGTTGAACAGAACAATATCGTTTGGTGAAGTTCGGTATCACCCTTTCTCAATGGTGAGCGTGGACGAAGGGCATGGTGCCTTCCAACCTCTTCTCATGCCATCTCCATCGGGGCGATCTAAAAAGTTCGGACCTGTTTGAACCGGTCCGCACGGGCAGGCGGCCCGGGCGCGCACGCTTCAGTGACACGACCCAAACGGATCGGGCACAACCCATCCGTCCACTAAATTTAGGGAGCCGATGCATCTACGTGGACAACACGGGTGTCCTCCCGAGTCCGCCCGTGTGGACCAAGAACTCACATGGCACTAGCCCAACAGCCTTCTTTCTCTAGCCATGAACGAAAGTAGGCTGACTCCAAAGCTATCCACGTCCGCACTCGTACTTTGGCCGCGCCACCCGACTTCTAGGATGGCCACCTGGTTTCATCAATGTCGGCTTCGACCTCCGTGCTGGCATTCAATGCCTTGGCCTTTTTTAACAGGCCCAACAACGGTCATTTTCTTCCAGAAACTCATCTTCTTTcattcaccaccaccaccatagtCATCTAGGCATCCATGGATGGCATCATAGGATCAAGGGGAGGGCGTCTAGGACGACCACTTGGCCCCACCCGTGGCCGAGGTCGCCGAGGAAGGCGTGGTGGGAGAGGCCACAGTCAGCCACCACCATCCCCGTCACCACCACCGTCCCCATCGCCACCATCATCGCCTGATTCCGTCGCCATCGACCTCTCTGGGTTCGAGTTCGGCATCACCATCCACGTGGCATGGACAAGGATAAGCTACGCCTGTCCCACCCCAGAAGATTATGTGGATCGTCGATGGGCAAGAGCCCCATGACAACGTACTGCGCGTGGCCGGTGGCGCGACCGTCCTAGGGTCCGTGGAGGTTCTGTTCGACGGCCAAGGTCAGATGTACCTCCACAACGGTTGGAGGCGATTCACCCGCGCGCACGCCATTGAAGTCGGGCACTTCGTCGTCTTCAAGTACGACAACCACGACATGCTCACCGTTAAGGTCTTTGACGAGACCATGTGCCACCGCCACTACCACTCCGACGAGGATGACTAGTAGAGGGCAAGATGAAGACAATTGAGTCTTCTACTATGTTTTATTCCTCTCTAGTTTAATGTATCAATTTTCTGGAAGAAAATTTATTCTAAATATGTATGCAATCTATGTAATTTTCACCAACAGCGGACCGAATGGGCCACGCCCCTAGGAGCACTAGGATAGAATCGACAATTTGGATCATCGGTTTGGATCGCTCCGCTGGAGATGCTTTTATCGCAGTGCATTCAGATTCGACATTGAAGGTGCAAAAGCATGAGTCATCGATTGTCTTGGCGGACTCTTGTTCTAGTAAGATAACACTCAAAGGCCCGTTTAACGTTGAGAAAGTACAACATTAGATCAATTTCTTACTCCCTCTGTTGCATAATTCTTATACTTTCTCCATTCTAAAATAAGCTGCTCCACTTTATCTAGATACAGTTGTATCCAAATATATTATTAACGTGTATATACATGTGTATCTAAAAAAATTTCAACAGTTTCTTTTAAGACAGAAGGACCAATTTATACTCAAGTCTTGGAAGAAGTTATAGTAGGTTGAAGGGAGTAAAAAATAATTGAACTTGAACTTTTGGGATGAGGATGAGCACTCAAGTGGCCAAGTACAGATGTACAGAGACATCAACGTCGGCGGCCAGTTTGCTGCTAGTTGGCCGCTTGGGCCTACCGACAGTCTGGGCTCCGCCTCCACTTTTGCCATGCCACTTTAGGCTGTCCTAGCATGGCTAGAAGTTGGACCCATGCGCCATATCAGCTTCTTCCTCTCTTTGTTCTGGAAATGTGGACCTTGGGTCCGAACAGAGAAGCATTTCTATTCTAATAAGCTCCAGTGTTTATTTTGAAGAAGGAAAGAGCGTACTGTAGGTCGCTGCATCTAAACGCTCTGCCAGATTGCTGGTAAGATTGTGCCATTGCATGAAACTGCAACAGGCCAGATCTTAGAGCatttccactcgtctccccgacgaggcccccgagcgacgttttttcatccggacggcgaaatttggCCTAGTCGcatccccggttcctcgttttcgtccggatttggcccttcatccatctggcgagcccacgccatccccagcCCCCCGGGGACccatcggggactccggacgagtgaaaagcggagaagggcccgatctgtcggtgactcgacacacgaaccccaccgccacctcgctcaaaatctcccccaccccttgtatctctctcgccgccggcaccaccccgctggcttgttgcccagattccgccgtccctccttccccacctgcctatattccgccgtctttcgacgacggcctatctggctgctcctccgccggcctgttttccgactttggcctactcctcgtcgctcgcggctcgggttgcctcgaccacgttcgtcaggtgttcgtccatttgcctcgccggccatggactcggacgaagaggaggagcagatgttcgtcgagcttatgcaagaagagatggcagcagccgcccaagacgaggagcacatgatgatcatcggttgcttgtcaagcatgtacgccggactggcaactggccgacgtggtgggtcggcaccaggtcgccggaagtgcaagccgagacagcgaatggagggctactgcatgttttacgccgactacttcgccgacaatccattgcacggtgagagtgttttccggcgtcgtttcaggatgagcagaaagctatttctgcaaattgtgtatgccatctgagactttgacccctacttcagatgcaaggcggattgcactggtttggttggattttcatcactgcagaagtgcacagtggctatgaggatgctggcgtatggagctcccggtgatagtgcagatgact
It includes:
- the LOC127323794 gene encoding uncharacterized protein; the protein is MLRSVSGSTSSRGIAAVVGVGPRLGSALARKFASEGYTVAILSRDLDKLSQLAEEIAQEAKAQVFALRVDCADARSVREAFEGVLSLGPVEVLVYNACEPPGDDGDGDAVARPVPFLSISTDAFHRSIAVSAAGAFHCAQQVIPAMVERGRGTIIFTGSSASVNGFAGYADLSCGKFALRGLSQSLAKEFRPAGVHIAHMIIDGAIGDRRSQRGKARAGAADAAGADPDAVAQSYWHVHAQDKSAWTQEMDVRSPSFM